In one window of Corallococcus macrosporus DNA:
- a CDS encoding ABC transporter ATP-binding protein, translated as MALLSIRNVFKSYFLHGKRIDVLRGVSLDIHAGELVSMIGASGAGKSTFLHVLGTLDAPAAGEVLFDGRSVFSMNDAEIAEFRNRTIGFVFQSHYLLPEFTALENVAMPALIQRKDRGPAYTYARELLERVGLGSRVDHRPGELSGGEAQRVALARALVLKPAILLADEPTGNLDPTTGEGIHQLLRDVNRDLGITAVVVTHNETLARSMPRRLRLAGGQVSEA; from the coding sequence ATGGCGCTGTTGTCCATCCGCAACGTCTTCAAGAGCTACTTCCTGCACGGCAAGCGCATTGACGTGCTGCGCGGCGTGTCGCTGGACATCCACGCCGGCGAGCTCGTCTCCATGATTGGCGCGTCCGGCGCGGGAAAGAGCACCTTCCTGCACGTGCTCGGCACGCTGGATGCCCCGGCCGCCGGTGAAGTCCTCTTCGACGGCCGCTCCGTCTTCTCCATGAACGACGCGGAGATCGCCGAGTTCCGCAACCGCACCATCGGCTTCGTCTTCCAGAGCCACTACCTCTTGCCGGAGTTCACCGCGCTGGAGAACGTGGCCATGCCCGCGCTCATCCAGCGCAAGGACCGCGGCCCCGCCTACACCTACGCCCGCGAGCTCCTGGAGCGCGTGGGCCTGGGCAGCCGCGTGGACCACCGGCCGGGCGAGCTGTCCGGCGGCGAGGCCCAGCGCGTGGCCCTGGCGCGCGCGCTGGTGCTCAAGCCCGCCATCCTTCTGGCGGACGAGCCCACCGGCAACCTGGACCCCACGACGGGCGAGGGCATCCACCAGCTCCTGAGGGACGTCAACCGGGACCTGGGCATCACCGCCGTCGTCGTCACGCACAACGAGACGCTTGCTCGCTCCATGCCCCGCCGCCTGAGACTGGCCGGCGGGCAGGTGTCGGAGGCCTGA
- a CDS encoding OmpH family outer membrane protein: MSLRSTLAAAAAVLSLALPVAASAAELKVAYVDLQRVLLEVDDGKAAKARLQKWLEDRQKEIDKEQDALRKEKETLDKQASAMSEATRTQKATELQKKVMELAQKYERSRAEAANKERQEMEPIINRIDQVIASIADRDGLGMVLDKRDSGIVFALSQYDISNEVVRSYNNGKKPAAPVAKDAPVKK, from the coding sequence ATGTCGCTTCGAAGCACCCTGGCGGCCGCCGCCGCTGTCCTGTCGCTCGCCCTCCCGGTTGCCGCTTCGGCCGCCGAACTCAAGGTGGCCTACGTCGACCTGCAGCGCGTGCTGCTGGAGGTGGACGACGGCAAGGCCGCCAAGGCCCGTCTCCAGAAGTGGCTGGAGGACCGCCAGAAGGAGATCGACAAGGAGCAGGACGCGCTGCGCAAGGAGAAGGAGACCCTGGACAAGCAGGCCAGCGCCATGAGCGAGGCCACGCGCACCCAGAAGGCCACCGAGCTCCAGAAGAAGGTGATGGAGCTCGCGCAGAAGTACGAGCGCAGCCGCGCCGAGGCCGCCAACAAGGAGCGCCAGGAGATGGAGCCCATCATCAACCGCATCGACCAGGTCATCGCGTCCATCGCGGACCGGGACGGCCTGGGCATGGTGCTGGACAAGCGCGACTCCGGCATCGTCTTCGCGCTGTCCCAGTACGACATCTCCAACGAGGTCGTCCGCAGCTACAACAACGGCAAGAAGCCCGCCGCGCCGGTGGCCAAGGACGCCCCGGTCAAGAAGTAG
- the lpxD gene encoding UDP-3-O-(3-hydroxymyristoyl)glucosamine N-acyltransferase, with translation MPSASNAHRLGDIATHVRGELLGDPGLLVHGLNGLEEAAPGEVSFYGNPRYRKQFEATRASAVLVGMDAPARDGVALVRVPNPHLAYAKLLTLFHPARRPPAGIHPAAHVHPEATVHPEATVKAGAVVERGAHVGARTVLHPGAYVGEDARVGDDCVLYPHATVREGCVVGSRVILHASSVVGADGFGFAFDAEGEDGPRHFKIPQVGIVRIEDDVEVGACTCIDRATVGETVVGQGTKLDNLVQIAHNVRVGPLSLICAQAGVSGSAEVGTGVVLAGQVGVVGHIRVGDLAKVGAQSGVAHDVPDGQVVSGSPAIPHKDWLRASAASGQLADLLKEVRALRKRVELLEKEKGG, from the coding sequence GTGCCCTCGGCATCCAACGCGCACCGGCTGGGGGACATCGCCACCCACGTCCGGGGTGAGCTCCTCGGCGACCCCGGGCTCCTCGTCCATGGCCTGAACGGCCTGGAGGAGGCGGCGCCCGGGGAGGTGTCGTTCTACGGCAACCCCCGCTACCGCAAGCAGTTCGAGGCCACCCGCGCCTCGGCGGTGCTGGTGGGGATGGATGCCCCCGCTCGCGACGGTGTGGCCCTGGTGCGTGTGCCCAACCCGCACCTGGCCTACGCGAAGCTCCTCACCCTGTTCCACCCGGCCCGGCGGCCCCCCGCGGGCATCCACCCGGCGGCCCACGTGCACCCGGAGGCCACGGTGCACCCGGAGGCCACGGTGAAGGCCGGGGCGGTGGTGGAGAGGGGCGCCCACGTCGGCGCCCGCACGGTGCTGCACCCCGGGGCCTATGTGGGCGAGGACGCGCGCGTCGGCGACGACTGCGTGCTCTACCCGCACGCCACGGTGCGCGAGGGGTGCGTGGTCGGCTCGCGCGTCATCCTCCACGCCTCCTCGGTGGTGGGCGCGGACGGGTTCGGCTTCGCCTTCGACGCGGAGGGGGAGGACGGCCCCCGGCACTTCAAGATTCCCCAGGTGGGCATCGTCCGGATTGAAGACGACGTGGAGGTCGGCGCCTGCACCTGCATCGACCGCGCGACGGTGGGTGAAACGGTGGTGGGGCAGGGGACGAAGCTCGACAACCTCGTGCAGATCGCCCACAACGTGCGCGTGGGCCCGCTGTCGCTCATCTGCGCGCAGGCGGGCGTCTCGGGGTCGGCGGAGGTGGGCACCGGCGTGGTGCTCGCGGGGCAGGTGGGCGTGGTGGGCCACATCCGCGTGGGTGACCTGGCCAAGGTGGGCGCGCAGTCCGGCGTCGCCCACGACGTTCCGGACGGACAGGTCGTCAGTGGCAGCCCCGCCATCCCCCACAAGGACTGGCTGCGCGCCAGCGCCGCGTCGGGGCAGCTGGCGGACCTGCTCAAGGAAGTGCGCGCCCTTCGCAAGAGGGTGGAGCTGTTGGAGAAGGAGAAGGGCGGATGA
- a CDS encoding FtsX-like permease family protein codes for MHPAERQTDYRWPLLWAGALVALVGAILLGVAISESEAWAEVAGALGLSFVGWGGLVHFFDAGALALGAQKSAAVAGPKALVAGTLVWLAGWGLIAAGIRRAPATGDGPSPAAGATLYPRLARYRDFYWSTLGAYGGGMLLAELVLLLLQTVLSSGVPSDLGGAASEAGGGLSLPPTIAFAIAFIVSMAVAFASGFVGASRAQRLSFPEATIGVFYLGLPVPILLSLMERVPSLQLALGYRLREVTYVAGLIGRPELAYWLVFAALVLALVLGINTGFIAAGSGRVDLRLGFELFVARRHVAVFRPSLLLGALAVLMFGIIPPLIVYFIIRGAEAAVERTRVRALGLADPLAAASAQHRMKLHEQSPTMMMTALSVGGVGVGVMALIIVLSVMSGFEADLQQKILGTNAHAVVSRYAGDLPDYDKVMTQVKRVPGVVGQTPFIINQVMIASEGNVDGVIIKGIDPKTVGSVTDLPQNILPGGDLGHLEQPAKILPSSAVEDGEEKKSAEEEDPIIGKPSKAAKPTVLPGIIIGRELAASLRVVVGDRVNVVSPLGTELGPSGPIPKSRAFRVAGVFYSGMYEYDSKFVYILLKEAQDFFAVKGATGIELKVADIDDARRISNQVVRVLGGYPYRARDWGEMNKNLFSALRLEKLVMGIILSIIIIVAAGLIVATVIMLVLEKRKEISVLKALGVPDGGIVKIFLAEGLQIGVAGGFLGLFSGLAWCLFIEKVGIKLDPEVYYIPALPVRIEPVQTALAVVIAVLVTYLASIYPALKASSVEPVEGLKAE; via the coding sequence CTCCTTCGTGGGGTGGGGCGGGCTCGTCCACTTCTTCGACGCCGGGGCGCTCGCCCTGGGCGCCCAGAAGAGCGCGGCCGTGGCCGGCCCCAAGGCGCTCGTCGCCGGCACGCTCGTCTGGCTGGCGGGCTGGGGGCTCATCGCCGCCGGCATCCGCCGCGCGCCGGCCACCGGTGACGGGCCCAGCCCCGCCGCGGGCGCGACCCTGTACCCGCGCCTGGCGCGCTACCGGGACTTCTACTGGAGCACGCTCGGCGCCTACGGCGGCGGCATGCTCCTGGCGGAGCTGGTGCTGCTGCTGCTGCAGACCGTCCTCTCCAGCGGCGTGCCGTCGGACCTGGGCGGCGCGGCGAGCGAGGCGGGCGGCGGGCTGTCCCTGCCGCCCACCATCGCGTTCGCCATCGCGTTCATCGTGAGCATGGCCGTGGCGTTCGCGTCCGGCTTCGTGGGCGCGTCCCGGGCGCAGCGGCTGTCCTTCCCGGAAGCCACCATCGGCGTGTTCTACCTGGGCCTGCCGGTGCCCATCCTCCTGTCGCTGATGGAGCGCGTGCCGTCCCTGCAGCTCGCGCTGGGCTACCGGCTGCGCGAGGTGACGTACGTCGCGGGGCTCATCGGGCGGCCGGAGCTGGCGTACTGGCTCGTCTTCGCCGCGCTGGTGCTGGCGCTCGTCTTGGGCATCAACACGGGGTTCATCGCGGCGGGCAGCGGCCGGGTGGACCTGCGGCTGGGCTTCGAGCTCTTCGTCGCGCGTCGGCACGTGGCGGTGTTCCGCCCGTCGCTGCTGCTCGGCGCGCTCGCGGTGCTGATGTTCGGCATCATCCCGCCGCTCATCGTCTACTTCATCATCCGGGGGGCGGAGGCCGCCGTGGAGCGCACGCGCGTGCGGGCCCTGGGCCTGGCGGATCCGCTGGCCGCCGCGTCCGCGCAGCACCGGATGAAGCTGCATGAACAGTCCCCCACCATGATGATGACCGCCCTGTCGGTGGGCGGCGTGGGCGTGGGCGTGATGGCGCTCATCATCGTGCTCAGCGTGATGAGCGGCTTCGAGGCCGACCTCCAGCAGAAGATCCTGGGCACCAACGCGCACGCCGTGGTGTCGCGCTACGCCGGGGACCTGCCGGACTACGACAAGGTGATGACGCAGGTGAAGCGCGTGCCCGGTGTGGTAGGCCAGACGCCCTTCATCATCAACCAGGTGATGATCGCCTCCGAGGGCAACGTCGACGGCGTCATCATCAAGGGCATCGACCCGAAGACGGTCGGCTCGGTGACGGACCTGCCCCAGAACATCCTGCCCGGCGGTGACCTGGGCCACCTGGAGCAGCCTGCCAAAATCCTTCCCAGCAGCGCGGTGGAGGACGGGGAGGAGAAGAAGAGCGCCGAGGAGGAGGACCCCATCATCGGCAAGCCCTCCAAGGCGGCGAAGCCCACGGTGCTGCCGGGCATCATCATCGGCCGCGAGCTGGCCGCGTCGCTGCGCGTGGTGGTGGGGGACCGGGTGAACGTCGTGTCCCCGCTGGGCACGGAGCTGGGGCCGTCCGGGCCCATCCCCAAGAGCCGCGCGTTCCGGGTGGCGGGCGTCTTCTACTCGGGCATGTACGAGTACGACTCCAAGTTCGTCTACATCCTGCTCAAGGAAGCGCAGGACTTCTTCGCCGTGAAGGGCGCCACCGGCATCGAGCTGAAGGTCGCGGACATCGACGACGCGCGCCGCATCTCCAACCAGGTGGTGCGCGTGCTGGGCGGCTATCCCTACCGCGCGCGCGACTGGGGCGAGATGAACAAGAACCTCTTCTCCGCGCTGCGCCTGGAGAAGCTGGTGATGGGCATCATCCTGTCCATCATCATCATCGTCGCCGCGGGCCTCATCGTCGCCACGGTCATCATGCTGGTGCTGGAGAAGCGGAAAGAGATTTCCGTCCTCAAGGCGCTGGGCGTCCCGGACGGCGGCATCGTGAAGATCTTCCTCGCGGAAGGGCTCCAGATTGGCGTGGCCGGCGGCTTCCTGGGCCTGTTCTCCGGCCTGGCGTGGTGCCTCTTCATCGAGAAGGTCGGCATCAAGCTGGACCCCGAGGTCTATTACATCCCCGCGCTGCCGGTGCGCATCGAACCGGTGCAGACGGCGCTGGCGGTGGTCATCGCGGTGCTCGTCACCTACCTGGCGTCCATCTACCCGGCCCTCAAGGCGAGCAGCGTGGAACCGGTGGAAGGTCTGAAGGCGGAGTAG
- the bamA gene encoding outer membrane protein assembly factor BamA, whose translation MRLTVLRKSLLPLLAVALWALGPLPAHAQVDVDAGSPAVVPPSTPAATPVLPPDAGTPAGGDAPLATSPDDEDTNVSSADRVVEVRIEGNRRVESEAIRRALRTKVGDPLTRSAEDLRAIWALGYFSDVQLLAQRMANGIAYVVRVVERPTIRSVKLQGNEELSADDLKEQLELKAGTILDIEAVRATQKKIQEKYVEKGYFLAEVTYRLEPIENGAAVNVVYVINEHSKVMVKQITLQGAEKVSPEELKATMITKEGGFLSFFTGEGTYREEAFQRDLAVIQIAYYDRGFINVRVDKPTVQLSADKRDIYITLHITEGESYDIGKIDFAGDLERPPEELLKLMRSRPKERFNRGQLSTDISAISDVYFDKGYAYANINPVTSVNAEDRTVDLTFDIQKGPLVNIERIDVVGNTKTRDKVIRRELRVYEGELYNGTGVKRSRERVTALGFFETVEITQHPGSTDNAIVLQVEVKEKATGTFQVGLGFSNVENFIFTAQVSQNNFLGWGQSVSASAQISGLRSLVQLSFYDPYFLDTNYLLSAEFFRVQADYEGFIRNSTGGTVSLGRQLVDDVLATVGYSREYVDVQAGQGIGAVLLANQFQSGVTSALRLSVSFDRRDNRLFPSRGFIHYGSVETAPSFLGGTFLFNRYTAYSRLYFPMPLGFVFKTNATLGYVQQLDSSKPLPISELYYVGGINTIRGYYLRSISPTLLVPRADNPDANVTEFRVGGNKQLIFNFELEFPIFEKAGLRGVLFYDAGNAFGSNEKFFEDRQDKLPLGLFHSAGFGFRWFSPIGPLRFEWGIPLTKRPSDDPILFEFTIGNFF comes from the coding sequence TTGAGGCTCACCGTTCTGCGCAAGTCATTGCTCCCGCTGCTGGCGGTCGCCCTGTGGGCGCTCGGGCCGCTTCCCGCCCACGCCCAGGTGGACGTGGACGCGGGCTCGCCCGCCGTCGTTCCCCCGTCCACCCCCGCCGCCACGCCCGTGCTGCCTCCGGACGCGGGCACCCCCGCGGGCGGTGACGCGCCGCTGGCCACCTCTCCGGATGACGAGGACACCAACGTGTCCTCCGCGGACCGCGTCGTGGAGGTCCGCATCGAGGGCAACCGCCGCGTGGAGTCCGAGGCCATCCGCCGCGCCCTGCGCACGAAGGTCGGCGACCCGCTGACGCGCTCCGCGGAGGACCTGCGCGCCATCTGGGCCCTGGGCTACTTCTCCGACGTGCAGTTGCTCGCGCAGCGCATGGCCAACGGCATCGCCTACGTGGTGCGCGTGGTGGAGCGCCCCACCATCCGCTCCGTGAAGCTCCAGGGCAACGAGGAGCTCAGCGCGGACGACCTGAAGGAACAGCTGGAGCTCAAGGCCGGCACCATCCTCGACATCGAGGCCGTGCGCGCCACGCAGAAGAAGATCCAGGAGAAGTACGTCGAGAAGGGCTACTTCCTGGCGGAGGTGACGTACCGGCTGGAGCCCATTGAGAACGGCGCCGCGGTCAACGTCGTCTACGTCATCAACGAGCACTCGAAGGTGATGGTGAAGCAGATCACCCTCCAGGGCGCGGAGAAGGTGTCCCCGGAAGAGCTCAAGGCGACCATGATCACGAAGGAGGGCGGCTTCCTGTCCTTCTTCACCGGCGAGGGCACCTACCGCGAGGAGGCCTTCCAGCGCGACCTCGCCGTCATCCAGATCGCCTACTACGACCGCGGCTTCATCAACGTGCGCGTGGACAAGCCCACCGTGCAGCTGTCCGCGGACAAGCGCGACATCTACATCACCCTGCACATCACCGAGGGTGAGTCGTACGACATCGGGAAGATCGACTTCGCGGGAGACCTGGAGCGCCCGCCGGAGGAGCTGCTGAAGCTGATGCGCTCGCGCCCCAAGGAGCGCTTCAACCGCGGCCAGCTTTCCACGGACATCTCCGCCATCTCCGACGTGTACTTCGACAAGGGGTACGCGTACGCCAACATCAACCCCGTCACCTCCGTCAACGCGGAAGACCGGACGGTGGACCTCACCTTCGACATCCAGAAGGGCCCGCTCGTCAACATCGAGCGCATCGACGTCGTCGGCAACACGAAGACGCGCGACAAGGTCATCCGCCGCGAGCTGCGCGTCTACGAGGGCGAGCTCTACAACGGCACCGGCGTCAAGCGCAGCCGCGAGCGCGTCACCGCGCTGGGCTTCTTCGAGACCGTCGAAATCACCCAGCACCCGGGCAGCACCGACAACGCCATCGTGTTGCAGGTGGAGGTGAAGGAGAAGGCCACGGGCACCTTCCAGGTGGGCCTCGGCTTCTCCAACGTGGAGAACTTCATCTTCACGGCCCAGGTGTCGCAGAACAACTTCCTCGGCTGGGGCCAGAGCGTGTCCGCGTCCGCGCAGATTTCGGGCCTGCGCTCACTCGTCCAGCTGTCGTTCTACGACCCGTACTTCCTGGACACGAACTACCTCTTGTCCGCGGAGTTCTTCCGCGTCCAGGCGGACTACGAGGGCTTCATCCGCAACTCCACGGGCGGCACCGTGTCCCTGGGCCGCCAGCTGGTGGACGACGTGCTGGCCACGGTCGGCTACTCGCGTGAGTACGTGGACGTGCAGGCGGGGCAGGGCATTGGCGCGGTGCTGCTGGCCAACCAGTTCCAGTCCGGCGTCACCAGCGCGCTGCGCCTGTCGGTGTCCTTCGACCGGCGCGACAACCGCCTCTTCCCGTCGCGCGGCTTCATCCACTACGGCTCGGTGGAGACGGCGCCCTCGTTCCTGGGCGGCACGTTCCTCTTCAACCGCTACACCGCCTACTCGCGCCTGTACTTCCCCATGCCGCTGGGCTTCGTCTTCAAGACGAACGCCACGCTGGGCTACGTGCAGCAGCTGGACTCCAGCAAGCCGCTGCCCATCAGCGAGCTCTACTACGTGGGCGGCATCAACACGATCCGCGGCTACTACCTGCGCAGCATCAGCCCCACGCTGCTGGTGCCGCGCGCGGACAACCCGGACGCCAACGTCACCGAGTTCCGGGTGGGCGGCAACAAGCAGCTCATCTTCAACTTCGAACTGGAGTTCCCCATCTTCGAGAAGGCCGGCCTGCGCGGCGTGCTCTTCTACGACGCGGGCAATGCCTTCGGCTCCAACGAGAAGTTCTTCGAGGACCGGCAGGACAAGCTGCCCCTGGGCCTCTTCCACTCCGCCGGCTTCGGCTTCCGCTGGTTCTCGCCCATCGGGCCCCTGCGCTTCGAGTGGGGCATCCCGCTGACCAAGCGGCCTTCGGACGACCCCATCCTGTTCGAGTTCACGATCGGTAACTTCTTCTGA